GCTTTTGCAGTTTCTTCAGGCAGCGAATTTTTGGTAGACTTGAATGTCTCGGTGGTCTGCTGTGTGCAAACTGGACGATCCTGATTGGAAGCCACTGATTCGCCTAACATGCTTCCAGAAGGCGGCCCTCCTCCGCGTGGATTGGTCGGCGCAGTGAACGTGCTCAAGGGGCTCAGACCTTCCAAGTCTGGATCTGCGTTTGGCAGTCTTGGACGCGCAAGCCTTCAGACGAACCGCTATCTTGGAGTTGCTCACATCACGAAACAGTTCGACTTCAGGAGGCCGACATGAACGAGGATCACCGAACCGTCTTGCCTTACGGCGCATGGCCTTCACCCATCACCGCCGACGCCATCACTGCTGGGAGCGTGGGGCTGGGCGGCGTCACGGTGGACGGGCCGGACGTGTACTGGCTTGAAAGCCGCTCCAATGAAGGCGGACGCAGCGTGCTGGTACGCCTCACGCCGGACGCAGCCGCCAGCGACGTCACGCCGCCGCCGTTCAATATCCGCAGCCGGGTTCACGAGTATGGCGGGCGCTGCCACGCTGTTCAGGACGGCACCGTCTATTTCAGCCACTTCGCCGACAACCGGCTTTACCAGCAGGTACAGGGTAAAAAGCCGCAGCCGATCACGCCGGAGTTGGAAGTGCGGTATGCCGATCTGGAAATTGATCTGTCGAGGGGCCGCTTGATCGCCGTCCGCGAAGACCACCGTGAGAATGACCGCGAAGCGCGTAACGAGCTGGTGGCCATCCAACTCGGTGGCCCCAACCTTGAAGGCGGCGTCGTCCTGGCAACTGGCGCGGACTTTTACGCCTCGCCGCGCCTGAGTCCCGACGGCCACCAACTCACCTGGGTGGAATGGAACCATCCGAACATGCCCTGGGACGAAACGCGCTTGATGCTGGCGCACATCGCGGCGGACGGCTCGCTCGGCGGCGTGCAACAGGTGGCGGGCGGCACGAACGAATCGGTGCAGGAGCCGCGCTGGTCGCCCGGTGGCGTGCTGCACTTCGTCTCGGACCGGAGCGGGTGGTGGAATCTCTACCGGCTGAAACCGGACGCGCAGGCCCTTTATCCGCTGGACGCCGAATTCAGCACTCCGCAGTGGCAATTCGGTTCCTCGAACTATGTTTTCCTGGCCGAGGAGCGGTTGATCTGCGCTTATCACCAAAAGGGCCGCACCCACTTGGCGCGTTTAGAACTTCGGGAGAGCGGCTGGCAGCTCAGCGAACTCGCTACGCCCTTCACCTCCGCTGCGGATTTGTATGTTCAAGGCCAGAGTGTGGTGCTGAGAGCGGGCGCACCGGACCGTGCGCCGTGCATTGCCCGTTTGAGTGTCAGCGGCGACGTCGAGATTTTGCATGAATCCTCGACCTTCACCTTGTCGCCTGCCGATTTGAGCGTGCCGGAAGCCGTCGAGTTTCCCACCGAGGGAGCAAAGACGTCCCACGCTTTTTTGTATCTGCCCCGCAACGCTGAGACGCGTGCGCCGGAGGGTGAAAAACCGCCGCTGCTGGTGATGATTCACGGCGGGCCGACCGGGGCCACCGACGCAGTGCTCGATCTCTCGGTGCAGTTCTGGACCAGCCGGGGCGTCGCGGTGCTGGACGTAAATTACGGCGGCTCCACCGGGTTCGGGCGGGCTTATCGGCAGCGGCTCAACGGCGAGTGGGGCGTGGTGGACGTGCAAGACTGCGTGAACGCGGCGCTTTACGTGGCGGAGCGCGGCGACGCCGACATTCACCGGCTGGCGATTACTGGAGGCAGCGCGGGCGGATACACCACCCTGTGTGCGCTGACGTTTTCTGACGTGTTCGCTGCCGGGGCCAGCCACTACGGGGTCAGCGACGCTGAAGCGCTGGCGCAAGACACCCACAAGTTCGAGAGCCGCTACCTCGACAGCATGATCGGTCCCTACCCCCAGGAAAAAGCCCGCTACCAAGCACGTTCACCGATTCATTTCACCGAGCAGCTTAGGCGTCCGGTGGTGTTTTTTCAGGGTCTAGAGGACAAGGTGGTGCCGCCGGATCAGGCGCGGAAGATGTTCGAGGCTGTGCGCTCACGCGGTTTGCCGACGGCATTGGTGGAATTTGAGGGCGAAGGGCACGGATTTCGCCGCGCCGAGAATATCAAGCGGGCACTCGAAGGAGAACTGGAATTTTACGGTCAGGTGTTCGGCTTCACGCCGTCAGGGATCACGCCTGGCCTGGACATTGTCCTGTCACCTTGAGTAGGCCCGCCGCGACCGCTCACCACGTCCGGAACGCCCGTTTCTGGTTGTTGCTTGTCACCGCGCCGCAAGAACTGGTTACGGCGGCTCAATTTTGATGACGGACACCCTCCTTGAGGCGTCGCTATCCTGAGACTTCGGGCAAACGCCGCTCGAAAACTTTTTGAAGTACTACCCAAGCAGCTGCCCTGCCGGTTTCCTCGCCACAATTGGGCGGGGAAAGGTGGGTGGGGCCTGACCGTAGGCCCGGCTGTAGCGTTCCCAACAGACCTGGGCGTCCTCAGTCCTGTTCAGTAAAGTGAGAAGGGAAATGAGCGCCTCATAGGCTTCAAACCGGTTGGGATCTATGGTCAGAATGCGGGTGTAGGCCATCTGGGCGCTCTGCCACTGGCCCGCAGCGGTCTGGATCTCCCCCGTTCTGAACAGCGCACGCAGGGCGAGTTCGCGCAGATAATCACGTTCCAACGCGTACCAGTCGGTAAACGGGTCGTCTTCCAGAAAGTCGCCCCGATACAGCTCCAGCGCCTGCGCGTAGCTGGCGACGGCATCCTCGCCGTGCTGCGTGTCTCCCTGCCGGACCAGCACTTCAAATGCCTGAACGTCTAGGTGAACAGGTATACCCGGCGCAAAACGGTACGCCCCACCATCACGCACCAGCACCTGTGTTCTGTCTCCTTCCGGCGGTTCCAGCACCTGCCGCAGGGCGTTCAGGGTGACGTGCAAGCGGGCCATCACTCGCTGCCCATAGGCCTCGCCGGGCCACAGCACCTCGCACAGTTCTTCCACCGTGACCGGACGGCCCCAGCGGGTAATCAGCAGCTTGAGCAGTTCGTGGGCTTGCCGCCGTTTGAAGTTGCGGGGCGAGAGGATCTGGCCCTGGCGGCGCACCCGGAACGCACCCAGCGTTTCAATCTCCAGCCAGGGCACAGGTGCGGGGTCGGGCCGCCCGGCGTCCAAATCAAGGGCGTGCGCGGCCAACCGGGTCATCCACAGCAGCGGTGCGGCGGCCTCGGTCAGCACCCCAGATGTCAGACTCTTGGAAAATTGGACGGTTTCCACGCCGATGACCTCGCCGCCGTGCCAGACCGGCAGGCAGACGGTCTGCACATCTCTGGGCTGGAGAGAGCAGTTCAGCTCGGCGTGTCCCGAAATCTGCACCAGACCGCGCAGGGCCGGGCAGCGCTCCGGACCGGGGCAGGGGTGAATCTGACCAGGATGGGTTTCCACCGCCGTGCCCTGCCGGGGATGCAGCGCCGCCCGGAGCGCAGAGGTGGCTTTCAGGTTTTCTTCGAGCAGCCCCAGCGCTCGCTCCTGTGGTGTGTGGCCCGATTGTACCCGCCCCAGCGTGCGCTCACTCAGGGAAGTCAGCACCGCGTATAAGCTGGCGGCCAGCAGCGGGGCGATCTGCTCCAGACGCTGCCGCGCCTGCTCCAGTTGTTCACCGTTCTGGGCCGCCAGATTCAATACGCCAATGACCGCGTGAGGCAGAACCAGCGGCACACTGACAAATGCGTGGTAGCCCAGCACCTTGACCCGCACGCGCAGAAAGCGGGGGTCACCCACCAGCTCGCTGCATTCCAGCGCTTCTCGCCCCTGGGCGGCGCGGCCTGGAAAACCTTCGCCGAAGCGGAAGACCGTGCGCTCGAAGAACGCCGAGTGATCCCCCCCGGAATAGCCGCTCAGAAACAGCGTGGTCTGCTGCGGATCGGCCAGAAACAACTCGGCCACGTCCATCCCCGTCGCCCGGCGCAGATCGGCCAGCAAGACCCGCACCACATGGAAAAACTGGCGCGGATCGCTGCTGAGCGTCCCTGCTGTCCAGCTCAGGGTTTGCATGAGTTGGCTGGGCATTCATACAGTATGGACGATGACACCTCAGAAGACTGTTTCATTCCCGTAAAAAGTCGTCAATGCCAGCTCATAGGGATTCCGATTAGAGCGTGTTCAGCGTCCGTGTGCTGGACGCGATTTAATCCGACCAACGGAAGTAGGACAAGGTACTGGTTCTGCGTTGTGGAAGTGCATCCCGCGCTTTTTGCGGGGTGTACTGGAATTAAGCGGAATCAGTATCACAGGGCCGAGGGAACGCGGCCCCACTTCACTCCGCCGTCCTTTTTCACAGGAATCTGGAAACCAAAAAAACCCTCTCGCTATGGAGAGGGAGGAGAGAAAGACCGTTAACTCGGCTTTTCTGCGCCCCGGCGTCCGTAGAACCACCAGTTCAGGCCCAGATTCAGCACGCAGAACACGGCCAGACCGTAGAAAAATCCCTTGACGTTGCCGCTGGCTGCCAGATTAAAACTGATCAGCATGCTGACGATGAACGGTCCGAAGGCAGCGATGGCCGCTGTCCAGCCGATCACGCCCGCGCTGTACGGCGGGTTGAAGATGACGGGCATCTGCCGGAACGTAGACGCGTTGCCGATGCCGCTGAAGAAGAAGATGGCGAGCATGGTGCCCACGAACATCGGGAAGCTGGTCAGATCGGTGGGGGTGACGAAAAAGGTCACCGCAACGGCGGAGATGCCCATGCCGATGGCGCTGATCGACGTGAGAATCGCGCCGCCCGTCTTGTCGGCAATCAAGCCGAACAGGACGCGCACCGCCGAGCCGATCAGCGGCCCCAGGAAGGCGAACTTCAGAGGCAGGGGCGCGTTCTCGAAGCCGCCGTACAGCGTCTTGATCAGCAGCGGAAAAGCGGCGGCCAGCCCACTGAAGGCCCCGAAGGTCATCATGTAGATGCTGGTCATGATCCAGGTGTGCTTGTCCCCGAAGATGGCGAGCTGCTCTTTCATGTTGGCCTTGATCGGTACGTTGCGGATCAGCAGCCAGCTCAGCACGGCAGCGGCAATCAGCCAGGGAATGTAGACCCATGAGGCGTTCTGAAGCCAGATGGTGCTGGTTTTCTCGGCAAAGACCCACTGCTCAGATTTGCTGCCCAGAAACCAGAACAGGTTGACGCCCACCACCCAGGGCGTCAGGAATTGCACCATCGACACGCCAAAATTGCCGATGCCTGCCTGAATACCCAGCGCCGTGCCCTGCATCTTCTTGGGAAAAAACAGGCTGGTGCTGGGCATGAATGAACTGAAATTGCCCCCACCCATGCCCGCCAGGAAGGCCAGCGATAGAAGCACCCAGAAGGGGGTCCCAGGATTCTGTACCGCCAGTCCCCAGCCCACCGCCGGAATCAGCAGGCCCAGCGTGGAGAGGGTCAGCGTGGTACGCGAACCGTAGACCGATACCAAAAACATATGGCGCAAGCGGGTCAGTCCCGCTGACAGTCCTGGCATGGCGGTCAGCCAGAACAGTTGGTCCTTGCTGAGGTTGAAGCCGATGTCGTTCAGGCGCACGACGATGGCCGACACCATGAACCACACTGCGAAGGCCAGCGTAAGGCCGAAGGTGGTCACCCACAGTGTGCGCCAGGCGCGGACCTTGCCCTCCCGCTCCCAGAAGACGGGATCATTGGGCGTCCATTCGGAGAGGTAAGCAGAGGACTGGTGTTTGGAAGATTCGGAGGTGGTCACACAGGCTCCTTGAAATCGCTGCTGGTTGCAACTGTTTTGAGCAGAAGGGATGTTATATAGACTCCGATTGAATCCCGCACAATGTGCGGATTCAATCCGACCAAAGGGAGAATGGGAAAGTACGGGTTCTGCTATATGGACGTGCAGGCGGCGCTTTCCCGACTGTGCGGGAATTTAGCGGAATCCGTATTATTCGCGTGGCTCGCGGGGAATCAGCCGCACCAGCCATAGCGTCAGGGTGGCCAGCAGCGCACTGCTCAGGGCGGCGGGCCACAGCAGGGCATATTCCTTGCCCAGAACGGCGTCCAGCGCCAGCATCAGGATGAACAGTTGAATGCTCCAGAAAATCAGGACGAAGGCCAGCAGCACGCCGACAATCAAGGTGCGCTGGGCATAGCGGGGGCGCGAGGAGCCGGTCAATGCCCTCCTCCTCCCACGGCCCAGATCTCGCCGTCTCGGATCTCCAGCTTGACCAGGCTCAGTCCCCGCTGCGGCGGCCCGGAGATCACGTCACCCGTCCGCGCATTGAAATAGCCCTCGTGGCAGGGGCATTCCAGCACCTTCTCGCGCGGTTCGTAATAGACAGCGCAGCCCAGGTGCGGGCATTTCTGGCCGTAGGAGCTGAAGGTGCCGTCCTCGTGACGCACCAGCAGCGAGTACTGGCCTTTCTGGGGGTATTCGAAGGCGCTGGAGGAGCCGGGTAGGAAGTCCTCCACCTTGCCGAGTCGCAGCGGCGGAACTTCCGGGACGGGCTGCGCGCCCACACTCGCCAGCCCGGCGATCAGTACCGTGCCGACGGCCATGCCTGCGCTGCTCAGGCCCAGGAAGCGGGTAAATTCGCGGCGCGAGACGTAATCGGTGGCGTCCCAGTCCACGCTGAAGTCGGTCTTCCAGTGCGGCGCATGATGCGGACCAGTTTTGGGCGGTTTGGGCGGGGTCATAAGCGGCCTCTCAGGGTCTGAGGCTGTTCCATCGGCAGCAGCTCCAGATGCGCGAAGGGATCGAGGTGGTCAAAGGCGTCCGGCTCAAAGCGGGCGTCCATGTGCGAGATCACGTCCATGTCCAGGCCCATCTCACCGTCGGGCAGCACCAGAAAAACCTTGGTGGTAATCGTCTGCGCGCCAAACTGGAAGGAGTTCTGGGGCTTGCCGCCCCGCCGCGACTGGAATTCCTCCAG
The DNA window shown above is from Deinococcus detaillensis and carries:
- a CDS encoding S9 family peptidase → MNEDHRTVLPYGAWPSPITADAITAGSVGLGGVTVDGPDVYWLESRSNEGGRSVLVRLTPDAAASDVTPPPFNIRSRVHEYGGRCHAVQDGTVYFSHFADNRLYQQVQGKKPQPITPELEVRYADLEIDLSRGRLIAVREDHRENDREARNELVAIQLGGPNLEGGVVLATGADFYASPRLSPDGHQLTWVEWNHPNMPWDETRLMLAHIAADGSLGGVQQVAGGTNESVQEPRWSPGGVLHFVSDRSGWWNLYRLKPDAQALYPLDAEFSTPQWQFGSSNYVFLAEERLICAYHQKGRTHLARLELRESGWQLSELATPFTSAADLYVQGQSVVLRAGAPDRAPCIARLSVSGDVEILHESSTFTLSPADLSVPEAVEFPTEGAKTSHAFLYLPRNAETRAPEGEKPPLLVMIHGGPTGATDAVLDLSVQFWTSRGVAVLDVNYGGSTGFGRAYRQRLNGEWGVVDVQDCVNAALYVAERGDADIHRLAITGGSAGGYTTLCALTFSDVFAAGASHYGVSDAEALAQDTHKFESRYLDSMIGPYPQEKARYQARSPIHFTEQLRRPVVFFQGLEDKVVPPDQARKMFEAVRSRGLPTALVEFEGEGHGFRRAENIKRALEGELEFYGQVFGFTPSGITPGLDIVLSP
- a CDS encoding MFS transporter, producing the protein MTTSESSKHQSSAYLSEWTPNDPVFWEREGKVRAWRTLWVTTFGLTLAFAVWFMVSAIVVRLNDIGFNLSKDQLFWLTAMPGLSAGLTRLRHMFLVSVYGSRTTLTLSTLGLLIPAVGWGLAVQNPGTPFWVLLSLAFLAGMGGGNFSSFMPSTSLFFPKKMQGTALGIQAGIGNFGVSMVQFLTPWVVGVNLFWFLGSKSEQWVFAEKTSTIWLQNASWVYIPWLIAAAVLSWLLIRNVPIKANMKEQLAIFGDKHTWIMTSIYMMTFGAFSGLAAAFPLLIKTLYGGFENAPLPLKFAFLGPLIGSAVRVLFGLIADKTGGAILTSISAIGMGISAVAVTFFVTPTDLTSFPMFVGTMLAIFFFSGIGNASTFRQMPVIFNPPYSAGVIGWTAAIAAFGPFIVSMLISFNLAASGNVKGFFYGLAVFCVLNLGLNWWFYGRRGAEKPS
- a CDS encoding DUF6755 family protein, coding for MTGSSRPRYAQRTLIVGVLLAFVLIFWSIQLFILMLALDAVLGKEYALLWPAALSSALLATLTLWLVRLIPREPRE
- a CDS encoding QcrA and Rieske domain-containing protein; this translates as MTPPKPPKTGPHHAPHWKTDFSVDWDATDYVSRREFTRFLGLSSAGMAVGTVLIAGLASVGAQPVPEVPPLRLGKVEDFLPGSSSAFEYPQKGQYSLLVRHEDGTFSSYGQKCPHLGCAVYYEPREKVLECPCHEGYFNARTGDVISGPPQRGLSLVKLEIRDGEIWAVGGGGH
- a CDS encoding BTAD domain-containing putative transcriptional regulator codes for the protein MPSQLMQTLSWTAGTLSSDPRQFFHVVRVLLADLRRATGMDVAELFLADPQQTTLFLSGYSGGDHSAFFERTVFRFGEGFPGRAAQGREALECSELVGDPRFLRVRVKVLGYHAFVSVPLVLPHAVIGVLNLAAQNGEQLEQARQRLEQIAPLLAASLYAVLTSLSERTLGRVQSGHTPQERALGLLEENLKATSALRAALHPRQGTAVETHPGQIHPCPGPERCPALRGLVQISGHAELNCSLQPRDVQTVCLPVWHGGEVIGVETVQFSKSLTSGVLTEAAAPLLWMTRLAAHALDLDAGRPDPAPVPWLEIETLGAFRVRRQGQILSPRNFKRRQAHELLKLLITRWGRPVTVEELCEVLWPGEAYGQRVMARLHVTLNALRQVLEPPEGDRTQVLVRDGGAYRFAPGIPVHLDVQAFEVLVRQGDTQHGEDAVASYAQALELYRGDFLEDDPFTDWYALERDYLRELALRALFRTGEIQTAAGQWQSAQMAYTRILTIDPNRFEAYEALISLLTLLNRTEDAQVCWERYSRAYGQAPPTFPRPIVARKPAGQLLG